Within Felis catus isolate Fca126 chromosome A1, F.catus_Fca126_mat1.0, whole genome shotgun sequence, the genomic segment tttggtttttcttttttgtttgttttattttgttttcttttggtttttttgtacCTATTTACACCCTAGTGGAATTGTAGAGACCTTAGAGACTTAGAATTAAGGAGATAAATGAAGTTGATTTGATGTCACGATTCATTTCTCAGCCTCTTCTTGTAAATTCCCTTGTGTATTccctttttcattaaaaaaaaaagcattgagaCTTTATCCTCAACAAGTTTCTCAAATGACTGTCTTACTGAGGACTCAGAGCCAAGCACGATGCCGAAGCCGCAGGAGACAGAGTTTGGACTGGGGTCACCAGTGCCGCCAAGTTGTGGTTGTTGGTCTCCTTTTAGGGTCAGGGTAGGCGCTGCTTCAGGAAGTGTCCACGAGTGGAAGGAAGATCACCTCCTCGAACATTCCTCTCCTGGCCTTTCCCTGCCACGGGTCCTCCAACCACCTCTCATGTGAGCAAatggctctgtgtctctcacagCTGTTGTTTGGTCCCCTGGTCCTAGTCAGTTTACATTCCAGGAAGGTTCATTAGCTCTGGGACTCAGAAAAGCACAGCAAGTCCTGTCCAGCTGCAGGAACCAATCTGAAAATTCTGACAGCCAACAACAGACAACAGTTCGTTTACTTGGGGCAGTTTCCCTAAACACATTCATTTGCCATCTCCAGAAAGCTTCAGCACTAAATGTGCTCGTATTTCCACCTGAGGAGGAATTTAACTGAAAACACGAGCAGAATGGCAATGAAGAGTAAAAAtactataagaaagaaaatgcccACAGCCGTAATCCCACAGGACAGTTCGACATCATACAGTTTAACTCCCCTTAAAGATGGAGGGTTTGCACACATGGTTTCCTCCACACCCTCAATTTTCTGCAGGTTTTCTTTGTACCATGTTATAAAATGTATGTTCGAACAAGTGCAGTCCAGGGGATTGTGGCTTAAGTTAATGGTGTTCTGCTGGGACAGGGTGTGGAGGAGAAGAGGTGGGATGGCGTGGATGCTGTTGACGGCCAGATTGAGGTAGATCCCCTGAAGATGGCTAAGAGCATCGATGCTATCGCCCGTCAGGCTGTTGTAGCTTAAGTCTACGTGACTCATTTTTCCAAGGCTCTGGAATGCTTGCTTGTCTATGGAAAGGAGGTCACAGGAGGATAAACTAAGAATCTCCAAGCTGTTCAAGGGCTGAAGTAGGTTGGTCTTTGAGATGCGCCTATCTTGAAAGTGATTCCCCTGTAAATTTAGATGGCGGAGATCCACCAGGCCTGCTAGAAGGTGCTGATTGCTGGTATCCAGGAGACAGTGAGAAAGATTCAGAACCTGTAGGAGACGGAGGTTTTGAAAAGGACTTTGTGGAGCCTTAATGCGCAAGTGGGTAAATGCCAAATCTAGATGTTCTAACTGAGGACATTCTTTGAATGCCTGACTCTGAAGACCAAGAGGCTCATTGTAGCTCAGGTTTAGGTATTGTAAGTGGGGCAGGTTTTTGAGTTGCAGATTGCAGCAGTCGGAAGCTTCTATATCATTGTGGCTTAAATCaagtttctgaagattttctagtttttccaaaCACCCAGCACCGAAGTCAAGTGTTTTCATGTTGCCTTTGATAGAGAGGTCTGTGAGGGATGGAAAACTGGCAGCACTGATCTGACACAATTGGTCAAAATTATTTACATTGAGAACTAATTTCTTGAGAGCATTCATACCCTCAATCCCGGAGGGCAATGCTTTCAGGTGAGTTGCCGTCAGATCCAATTCCTTAAGTTGAGTGAAGCAGCGAAATGTGGTAGATGAGATTCTAGAGAAATGGTGCTTCTGTAGATTGATGCTTTCCACAGACATTTCACAAAGTCCCTCAAGCATGGCTGGAGTAAGGTCTTGGTCATCAGAGTCTTCGAATGTCCCCAGCCAGAGAGACTGAGTAGTGGAGTTCTGTAGACCTTTCAATATAACAGACAAGTTAAGAATCCCTCCAAATTTCAAACTTTGGAAGCTTTTTGAATGGAAAGCTCCAGGCTCAATGGCTTTAATGTCATTGCCATTGAAATTAAGGCTTAGGTTGGTGGCCTTCTCCAGAGCATTCATGTCTTCACTCGAGATATAGTATATAGCGTTATTCTGAAAATCCAGGACTTTCAAATTCTGTGTTGGGAAGTTCTCTGGGAACTTAATGGAGGAAATATGGTTGCTTCCAAGATGCAAACTTTCCAGTTGTTCCAGATTATACACTGGGATAAACTCGAGATTGGATATTCCTGTTTGGATTAAGGAAAGATGCTTCAGCGATTTGGGCCCATTAAATGCTGTTTCTGCCATGAATATCAGGGGATTTCCAGTCAATACAATTGTGTTCAACTGATGCTGGTATTGAAAAGTGTCTTCATGCACCCAGTTAATTTGgcaccttaaaaattatttaaaaataactaattagaaaaaagaaaaactctgtcACAGTGACTAGTATTAACAAAGCCATCTTTTGTGTAGAGTAAAAACAGTATATATCGTTATTTGaggtaaaacattaaaaattttctgcaGCACCAACAGATTACCTGTCGAATTAATGACTAGCCTCAGTTCCGCACACTCTGATCTAGAATTTTTTCCAGAAATCTTATCCCTTTGGATTGAACTCTCAGAGTTTTGTTTATAGAATCTAGGGAACAGTTAGTCATTTGACTTTAGGGAAAATGGAGGTATTATTTACTGTTGTAAGTAATATACAATATGTAGTATACAATGTATACTATGGAACAAatgatatgtaatatatgtatctGTGTCACCCTGAACAAGTCACAAATTTTCTCAAACTTTTGTTCCATCTATAGAGAAGTGATGAGTGCTTTAGGCAATGGCTGTTAACCAAATGATACATATGAAAATGCTCCATAGAAATATGGAGCAGTACAGGTGTCATCCTGGTAATGCACCTGAAAATACTGGATTACGCATGTGTGAGCACATGTGTGCgagcgcacgcgcgcgcgcacacacacacacacacacacacagctacccTGGAAGTCACTAAGGGAGTTCCTTAGAAACACACTGTGAAAGGAGTTGTGAAAAGGAGCTGTGAAAAATCAGCTGGAATCCCTAGGACCAAGTGAGCCCTGGTCACTTGTCATATTTGCCAATATCTGCCAGTCTTTGATGGCCTAAAGCCTGAGTTAAAATGAGCCA encodes:
- the CD180 gene encoding CD180 antigen isoform X1 — translated: MAPCAGCFLLAVMFSASCKAITSSDQMCTEKEANKTYNCENLGLTEVPDALPNTTEFLEFGFNFLPVIENTTFTRLIDLMFLDLTRCQINWVHEDTFQYQHQLNTIVLTGNPLIFMAETAFNGPKSLKHLSLIQTGISNLEFIPVYNLEQLESLHLGSNHISSIKFPENFPTQNLKVLDFQNNAIYYISSEDMNALEKATNLSLNFNGNDIKAIEPGAFHSKSFQSLKFGGILNLSVILKGLQNSTTQSLWLGTFEDSDDQDLTPAMLEGLCEMSVESINLQKHHFSRISSTTFRCFTQLKELDLTATHLKALPSGIEGMNALKKLVLNVNNFDQLCQISAASFPSLTDLSIKGNMKTLDFGAGCLEKLENLQKLDLSHNDIEASDCCNLQLKNLPHLQYLNLSYNEPLGLQSQAFKECPQLEHLDLAFTHLRIKAPQSPFQNLRLLQVLNLSHCLLDTSNQHLLAGLVDLRHLNLQGNHFQDRRISKTNLLQPLNSLEILSLSSCDLLSIDKQAFQSLGKMSHVDLSYNSLTGDSIDALSHLQGIYLNLAVNSIHAIPPLLLHTLSQQNTINLSHNPLDCTCSNIHFITWYKENLQKIEGVEETMCANPPSLRGVKLYDVELSCGITAVGIFFLIVFLLFIAILLVFSVKFLLRWKYEHI
- the CD180 gene encoding CD180 antigen isoform X2 produces the protein MFLDLTRCQINWVHEDTFQYQHQLNTIVLTGNPLIFMAETAFNGPKSLKHLSLIQTGISNLEFIPVYNLEQLESLHLGSNHISSIKFPENFPTQNLKVLDFQNNAIYYISSEDMNALEKATNLSLNFNGNDIKAIEPGAFHSKSFQSLKFGGILNLSVILKGLQNSTTQSLWLGTFEDSDDQDLTPAMLEGLCEMSVESINLQKHHFSRISSTTFRCFTQLKELDLTATHLKALPSGIEGMNALKKLVLNVNNFDQLCQISAASFPSLTDLSIKGNMKTLDFGAGCLEKLENLQKLDLSHNDIEASDCCNLQLKNLPHLQYLNLSYNEPLGLQSQAFKECPQLEHLDLAFTHLRIKAPQSPFQNLRLLQVLNLSHCLLDTSNQHLLAGLVDLRHLNLQGNHFQDRRISKTNLLQPLNSLEILSLSSCDLLSIDKQAFQSLGKMSHVDLSYNSLTGDSIDALSHLQGIYLNLAVNSIHAIPPLLLHTLSQQNTINLSHNPLDCTCSNIHFITWYKENLQKIEGVEETMCANPPSLRGVKLYDVELSCGITAVGIFFLIVFLLFIAILLVFSVKFLLRWKYEHI